The genomic interval AATTTGTCGGAGAGGACCTCTATAAGGCCTTTTTCGATGGCTACACCCGCAAGCAGTGGGGCGTTGAGCCAAGCACCTTGCCTGCATCGATCCTCAAACGCTTGCCGCTGCGCTTCAACTATGATGACAACTATTTCAACCACCCCTATCAGGGCATGCCCAAGGATGGTTACAGCAAAATCGTCGACGGTATTCTGGCGCATGACAATATCGAGGTTCGGCTTGATTGTTCCTACGAGAGCCTTGAAGAAGACTTTGATCACGTCTTCTACACCGGTCCTCTCGATCGCTATTTCGGCTATGATATCGGGCGCCTGAGTTATCGTACACTGGATTTCGAGCCGATCCGCGCAGAAGGCGATTTTCAGGGAACCGCCGTGATGAACTATCCCGATCCGGAAGTGCCTTTCACGCGCATTTCCGAGCATAAGCACTTTGCGCCATGGGAAGCGGAGACGTTTGAAAAGACGATTGCATTCAAGGAATTCAGCCGTAGTTGTGGTGAAAATGATATCCCATATTACCCAATTCGTCGGCTTGATGACAAACAGCTGCTCGAAGCCTATGAAGAGCGTGCAGCCAAAGAAGAAGGTGTAACCTTTGTTGGTCGCCTGGGTACCTAT from uncultured Cohaesibacter sp. carries:
- the glf gene encoding UDP-galactopyranose mutase produces the protein MGSDLRICIVGAGFSGAVIARELADKGYHTLVIDERSHTAGNCHTERDAETGVMVHKYGPHIFHTADEKVWAYINRFGEMMPYVNRVKATVKGKVYSLPINLHTINQFFGKAMSPDEAKAFIVSQARSDIEAPQSFEEQGMKFVGEDLYKAFFDGYTRKQWGVEPSTLPASILKRLPLRFNYDDNYFNHPYQGMPKDGYSKIVDGILAHDNIEVRLDCSYESLEEDFDHVFYTGPLDRYFGYDIGRLSYRTLDFEPIRAEGDFQGTAVMNYPDPEVPFTRISEHKHFAPWEAETFEKTIAFKEFSRSCGENDIPYYPIRRLDDKQLLEAYEERAAKEEGVTFVGRLGTYQYLDMDVTIGRALTVAEEFLASRKA